In Palaemon carinicauda isolate YSFRI2023 chromosome 18, ASM3689809v2, whole genome shotgun sequence, a genomic segment contains:
- the LOC137657933 gene encoding uncharacterized protein — translation MVASLRDTVPCCIKFELMLALFQESAETPFYVSKKYKTISRKTEGNQRSREPMDMKWWKNFLLILPLVVGITCEIDIKSGALIQNHGKGELLTDFAVVKINVNSILEREEHLNQLDKELRKCILTHSDSAFVEVLRNLQGKIEDIVRPQRNKRSLLPFVGSAFSALFGVATENDVRGLTDRVELIEKWANQKGNLISTLIENNNKNVENIKKMVEFINQVNVNVSNKIDDVEQVFKLIHEVEIEIGDHKESVNGLINAQKGILSPAIISPKTLKEIIDWCIVNSHSKPLLEDIFWYYTMSTVKVTKGYLLVLIPFKGMNLFDLYTIHPFPVKIGNATIIWNHPKVRLALDKNKLLMIILEEGDLEQCVLISESQSMCNFVQIKQPMSNFPCIQGIFFENYELMRECKFETFALPYRALHLGNEIFVYVQSTKNAEVTCDGKTQTFQLGNLKSFADSCSVVINDYLYYVPSVFLHYELNQSSIAKSYENKINHFQLDKLTVVENVAMPLDNDYVLFYKKDVAPFLTMCNVFLIVLITVVTYNVVKYLVFRKLERINELLLVITGKPKE, via the exons atggtggcatcgttaagggatactgtgccgtgttgtattaagtttgaactaatgctggctttatttcaggaaagtgctgaaacccccttttatgtgtcgaagaaatacaaaacaatctcaagaaaaacagagggaaaccaaaggagtcgtgaaccaatggatat gaagtggtggaaaaacttccttctgatcctacccctggtggtcggtatcacttgcgaaatagacattaaaagtggggccttgatacaaaatcatggaaaaggtgaactgttaacagattttgctgtagtaaaaattaatgtcaattcaatattagaaagggaagaacatttgaaccagttagataaagaactacggaagtgcatactaacccatagtgattctgcctttgtagaagtattaagaaatttacagggtaaaattgaagacattgtcaggcctcaaagaaacaagagatctttgttaccttttgtaggaagtgcctttagtgctttgtttggagtggctacagaaaacgatgtaagaggtttgactgatcgtgtagaactaatcgagaaatgggctaatcagaagggtaatcttataagtactctgatagaaaataataataagaatgtagagaacataaaaaagatggtggaatttattaatcaagttaacgtgaatgtttctaataaaatagatgacgtagaacaagtgtttaagttgattcatgaagtagaaatcgagattggtgatcacaaggaatctgtgaacggactaataaatgcacaaaagggaatactcagccctgctatcatttctccaaaaactttgaaagaaattatcgattggtgtatagtaaatagccattccaagcctttgctagaagatatattttggtattacacaatgtcaactgtgaaagtaacaaaagggtatttgttggtattgatccccttcaagggtatgaatttgtttgacctgtatacaatacatcctttcccagttaagataggaaatgcaacaataatttggaaccatccgaaggttcgtctagcattggataagaacaagttgttgatgattattttagaagaaggtgatttagaacagtgtgtgttgataagtgaaagtcaatccatgtgcaattttgtgcaaattaaacaacctatgagcaattttccgtgtatccaaggtattttctttgagaattatgagttgatgagagagtgtaaatttgaaacctttgctttgccatacagggcattacatttaggtaatgagatttttgtttatgtacaaagtactaaaaatgcagaagttacttgtgatgggaagactcaaacatttcagttaggaaacttgaagtcatttgcagattcttgctcagtagtgataaatgattatctctattatgtaccaagtgtgtttttgcattatgagttaaatcaatcttccattgcaaagagttacgagaacaagattaatcattttcagctagacaaattaacagtggtagaaaatgtggcaatgccacttgataatgattatgttctgttttacaagaaagatgttgcaccatttctgactatgtgtaatgtgtttttgattgtgcttattactgtggtaacatataatgtggtgaagtatttggttttcagaaaattggaaaggattaatgagttgctactagttattactgggaaacctaaagaatag